Within Montipora foliosa isolate CH-2021 chromosome 3, ASM3666993v2, whole genome shotgun sequence, the genomic segment gacttttgcgttactttttgttgttttctctttactcagtttggatcaagttagtgacttTCTCAGAATTCCTtataagtttattttctgaagtgatcaccgtcactcatgatcagttgcgaatgatgcacccaaatgatccacgagtattatttatcccttgTTTCTTTCTCAGCCAGGTTCTTTATTCCTActcaaaaggttttaaagaggaacattgcaaggtatgtagtaataattattagcgtgctgggtgtaataagttatttgtctcTCATTTTAAGGTAATAAGGAACATTACCTTAaggggtgtaataaattatttctttcttgcATGTGTGATCGAAATGTATACTGCTCTCCATTCTGTCCTTACACATTGAGAAAGTAAATGAAgtatcttgaattgttcctAAAGGGAGAAGGTTTTAATTTTTGCatccgcttagattcaaaattgagggtgtcacaaagcaaatgacgattgAGAATGCATTTAATCAGTTTTAGCCCATAACAAACCCTTTAACAATGTCTGCTAGCCTTAAAGTCTTACTTAAAGCTAAGCGAGATCAGAACCTGgtataatgtatgcgttctcattacaactttgaatcTCACCGAAGGAAACCATTACTTGAGTTgttcggagcaatggaacagtcatTTCACCTCGTTCCATGTTGAATTTAAACTGCCTCACTGCATGATCAGCTCTGCAGTTTGCTCGAGTATGAAATGCCTTGTTCTCCTTTCTCCtccatttgttagttctcttgagaacttttcagctttgcACTTCAGTTCTACCCTTTTTTTTTGCATACTAGGAATAATTGATTTTTATTATGAATGTTAAAATTTTTGTTCAAGATTGGATGATACAGGGATAAGCACATTAAATCGTCAAAtattgcagagtcatttcttgttgtcgaggacctcgcattgattagcatccattttggtaagttgctcactgttactcatttcttaataacacgaacaagtaatttatgtgtgataagCCAGTTCTGATGATTTTTGAGTTGCTTTTTGTGgttttctctttactcagttcggatcaagttagtgactatgtcagaattccCTACATGTATATTTTCTGAAGTGACACCAGTTGGAAATGACGCacccaaatgatccaccagtattatttatccctttattttttttcagctggattcattattcctgctcacaaggttttaaagaggaacattgcaaggtatttggtaatattagcttgctgggtgtaatcAGATATTTGTTTGGTCGTTGCAAGATAATAAGTAACAATTAGCTTgaggggtgtaataaattatttgtttcttgtgtgaaaTGTTAAtaagggttgacaggcctacacgactcccttgtacgtggtctggtttctgttgcctttgtcataattttgctatttgaatggacgcctcttttgGCGGTTCCTGTAAAATTCGTTTGGCAATGGCTTTTGGCCCATGATGCTTTACATTtaaatctctatactgctgtgtgatacgttttctaccaagaaaatagttggtctcgaaaataatgtttttagtttcttggtgtttaTTTTCTCAGCGGTAATGTGAATGTTACCTTATGGCCTcacgcttttgcgccaatttaattctaggctcgaccgatatgtttatcggcggtagaagcgagttGAATAAGCCTTCTGGTTTTAAaggtttgacccgggcccgggttcgTTTCGGTTTTGAACGCCTGTTACATTGTGCCCtgtatcagtgagatagctggctttttacaggctttgtttgcctttgttctgcgtttcttagcagatcgttatgctctttggaggcgttgTTTTCTTAAATAGTTTCACGCGTTCTTCTCacttcttcagcgtgttttggtttgtggccatgatCAGCAACTATTTTCCTTGAACTTCTGGAGTTAGTTCTGTTAGTTCCTTCTcgtcgatgctcttttgatatttgatgtcgATGTCCTTAAGTCGTTCCTTTGTCGAGGCATTTagataacccgactctagatgGAGGTTCTCTGACATATCAGTTGGTCAGGCAAACAGCATACAGAGAGGAAAATACCGGTTTCAGCCTTCTAAAGAAACACAACATCAAGCTACGCTTATATGGATAGAAAACACATTACCTCCATTGCCTAGAATtctaatagccaatcagaacttagCAATTTCGATCCTTCCATCGAGTACAAATAGAGACAAACACATATGGGTTTTTCAGACAAAGCTCTTCACCATCAAGCTATCGGCGGCAACTGGTCCACTGAGATCCATACgataggatcgaaaccgcggtATTGCCTGACCAAATGATATGTCAGAGAACCTCCATCTAGACTCGGGTTATCTAAATCCCTCGACAAAGGAGGGACTTAAAGATATcgacatcaaatatcaaaagagcatcgacgAAAACGAATTAACTCCAGAAGTTCAAGGAAGATAGTTGCtaaccatggccacaaaccaaaacacgctgaagaagtcagaagaacgagtgaaacaatttaagaaaacaaCGCCTCTAAAGAGCATAGCGATCGGGCGTTTAGATAATGGCTTAATATGTTGTTTTCACAGTATATatactgtgacattttaagccagtaacTATGGTCTGTATAAGAAACTGTATACCGACTGTAACTATAAATACGCCGTTGATTACTGGCTTAAAATATtacagtatatatatttttgcgaTCGAAAATACGCCGTTGTTTACTGACTTAAAATGTCACACAATGTATAATTTTTGGATCGGAAATACGCCGTTttttactggcttaaaatgttacagtatgtaATGTTTCGAATCCAAATTACGCCGTTGTTCAAGTGGCCTTTTAATGGACGGTGGACACTTAATAGATGGCCCCTTAATAGAGGTCGCATTGTAATTaagcttctgcataaagtacaaaattaattaatcgTCATTACAGCCTGCGAgaaggctctctctctctctgcggTTCTACCctcaaccccagtccctcggagggcctgctcgcaggctatcgtcattagtgtatacaaAGGAcgatacagtttacagtgatcaagtTTACGCCTATGatctgacagcagtaaacaaacaaaccttgcaaacaataaccaacaattttaatcaacaactcaAACTGAAGTTGCATGCACgttaatctctttcacaacattttcagttttactgataacctttacaccctctctcttcagtgttgaacaacataaCAAATCTTACTAACTAAAAGTTAAGTTAAACTGTAGAAAATTCGCTTACTGTACTGTAAATTCACAGTCAAACAAGGCAGCTCACGGCTGGACATCCAtctcacacaaaaagcctataaatgtgattgttgaaatatgccacaATCTTCGttaacacggaattgcaaacctTTCTGGccttcttctttgtttttgtagcgagtatgtgaggcagcgaggactgcattaaaaaggaaaaaaattacccTGCATTTACCTGAAAGCCAACCGTTTTAAATTGGTGtttaagttcaagtttattaattATTCTTTTTACATGCTGCAAAAGAATCACTCTTACCCGCAAATAGCGAaagctaatctaggcgggtagagtgaaattgatattatttacatttacatattatacaaatataattttaaattgACGTTTATTCAGTACTTAAATTGATCTCAATCATGCCTATATCTTAAGCCTATAATGTATACTCTATAAACTTGCCTATATAACTTTTTGTAAGTGAGACATAATAGTCGGTATGCCAACATAACCCTCCTCCTGATTGACAATTGGAAGTAAGTAGTGTCGCATTTTATTCTTGAAGCATGGCTTCGATAATTTCCTCAGGTCTGGAGGGATGCTATTCCATATTATTACGCCTCGTCGAGAAAAAGATTTGCTCTGATGGGTTACCTGGAATATTTAGTGTAGAGATTACCGGCGGAAGAAAATCTTGTGTTGTATGTATATATTACGTTCGCAGAACTGAAAAGGTTGGATATATTACGGGGTGATAAGTTATCATGGACATCATGCATTAAAATCGACACTGCTTTAGAATAAAGGAGGCCGATTGGGAGGCAACCGGAGGAAACAAAAAGAGGGACAGCAGAAGATCTATAAGGTGCAAAGTAGATAAGCCTTAAGGCACGCTTTTGTAGAACAAGGATTTGGTTAAGGTATATCTGTGGTGCCTTGCCCCAGACGGTAAGGCCATATAAAAGCTAAGGCGAAACCAAAGATCTGTAAAGCGTCAGCAGCGTACTAGATGGTACAAAATGTCTTAATCTTGCAATAACACTAatagttttgcttattttaatgATGTTATATAGGAAATATAGTATTTCCATGTAAGATTCGAATCAATCAGTATGCCAAGATATTTTATGTATGTCTTTTGATCGAGGAGGACAAACTCCTTAGCGTGAATATCAAATATCTTGATCATGACATCACGATCAACTTTCTTCTCATAAGGatgaaagattacaaaattcGACTTTTTGGCATTTAAAGTTAGCTTATTGGCGACTAACCATTCCTGGACTTTACTTAATTCGGCATTGACAACTCTTTCAAGGGAATTAATATCTCTATCAGCATATAACAGGTTAGTACTTAAAGGCATCAGCAAATATATAAAATGACAGTTTATCAGATGATCTACATAAATCGTTGACGTACAAGAGGAATAATAAAGGCCCCAGCACGGACCCTTGAGGGACGCTACAAGCCGTGGTGAGTTTAGTAGAAACCTCTGAACTAATTTGAGTTGATTGAACACGATCAGTGAGATACGAATGGAACCAATCATTGATAATACCCCTAATGCCATAGTGATACAGTTTTTGCAGTAAAATGCAATGGTCAATTGTATCaaaagagttttgaagcaagcaaccgtggacaattttcctgtcggtgtacgttggatcagtggcttgatctcatcggcgttatttcaagttgagaaactaaatattttaagcaagagccgatacaacgtagatttgattttagtggtgtactatatttcggctggccaaaccagccttcttcaggtacaatgagagtttacattgaattgcttctatgtacatatatatatatatatagtaaatggatgttgacgtaatactggaaaaaatgtgataaaacatggcagttacaaagattttgaattcacatactaagagtcacggaaaaataacggaaatcactcaaaataataaacagaaatctaatacgtttcttcgcggatattaagaccgttgggatcaattgtcctgccttttaaaattaaaaaagcttccctggccttaaggatcgagtctctgttagaaaatattttctcgttctaccgacgaaacgttcaagattcgcaccacgaaactaacgacataccttctgaaacgaggttacaaacgcaactttgttactaaacaaatacaacgggctgcagacattccccgcacacATACCCTGCAACCTAAACAGATAGACAAACCcaaacgcatacctttcataacgacctataatccatcactcccttccatcttcaacataataaaaaaacactacaatctacttctttcttctgaccgctgcaaaaatgctttcctacatctacctgttgtggctttcaggcgctcccctaaccttcgagacctgctggttacagctaaactgtcccccaatgtaactcattctaattccacactttcttccggttcttttcgctgtggcaaaaactgcgctacctgtccttacattttccatggactaaccaactacaaattcttctctactggccAAGCGccctccattaatttccacataacttgcaaaactaaaaaccttatctacatgattcaatgcaacagatgccatctacagtacataggagaaactaaacgactttgttttggagaatatggcagtggaaaaagttatcggtcataatagcgagatgtagcctcatctgctcatccatcgaaaatcataacaaaataaactgttagaatgaaggtttccgtgcataggtttttagcagtgggatttttagataattgcatgccgctagggatgacGTTAACAGTagttctggagtgtggtttttgtgaaatttgatCGCTGGATGTTTCCACGGAGGTCCGCATTATTCAAGCGGACGaagacgaaaatactgctctattttcacgaaacttcaaaaacatgcattcattttgaacttaagttcgtaaagtaataaaaacatttaaaaaaaaaacaaaacaaaaaaaaaaccagccccattaaatttacgccacggttcgtcctcgagttttccaaacttttagCCACTACTCCATCaactaccttttccagagcttttccatcctcccgctcacttctctttaacgtttctgtttctgttttattGATCGGTAACGCTTGTTTGCATAACAACCGATGTAACACATTATGCAATGACACAtctataaataaaagaaataaatagactataaataaataatgaaataatcaaTTATATGTTCAATAAAGTTATTGTCTACTACTCTGTAGCTGCAAAAAGCCAATAGAGGTCAGGTCACAGAGCAACTTCGCCACGCATACACCCTAGAACTAAAGGCAGTGAGGTTTCGGGAATAAACAACCTCCTGAGGGAGGCTGTTCCAAACAGGGATAGTACGTGGGAAGAAGGAAAATTTGAAGACATCAGTACGGGAAGAGAGGTGGTTAAATACCATATCATGAGATCGTCTTGTCTGAGATTGGGAGAGAGTCACATACTTAGAGAGATCCACCCCATTAAGGTTATGGGAGGAGTTACGAGAGTAGTCTCGAAAAGCGAGGCGGGCAGCCCTCCGCTGTAATTTTTCAAGGTTTGAAATATTGCGCTGAGTATACGGATCCCAGGCACAACATGCATATTCAAGAGACGGCCGTACAAGAGAAAGATACAATTTGGCCTTAGTTTTGCGAGtacaatgataaaaattacgagAAATAAAGTTGAGAGTTTTGGAGCTCTTTTTAACGACATAGTCACAATGATTGTTTAGGCGGAGGTCAGATGAAATGGTGACTCCAACATAAGGATGTGCATCGGTCGACCGGTCCTTTCAAGAGCTTGGCCATTTAGGAAATAAGTAGTGACGACTGGGGATTTATTTCGAGTAAGGTGCATAGAATAACACTTGCTGCAATTAAAACGCATTTGCCACTTTTCTGCCCAAGAAGAAAGACAATCTAAGTCTGATTGGAGTAGTTCAGGTGATTTAGAAGAGCAGAGGCCAAGATAAATTATGCAATCGTCAGCAAACAGGCGGATTTGAGAAGAAATATTATCAGGAAGATCGTTTatgtaaataagaaaaagtAAAGGCCCCAAGACAGACCCTTGGGGAACGCCTGAGGTGACACTGCAGACCTCAGATCTGACCCACCAACCACAGTAGTTTGGGTACGATCAGACAGAAAAGATTGAATACAAGTTAGAGTCTGACCACATACGCCTTAGGAGGCAAGCTTGAGAAGGAGCCTTTGATGCGGAACAGAATCAAAGGCCTTTGCGAAATCAAGAAGGATGAGATCCGTTTGCAGCTTGAAGTAAGGTGTCATGAAGGGTGAGAATCAATTGAGATTCGCATGATCGGCCTTTGCGGAAACCATGTTGGAGAGGTGAAGCAGTAAATGCTTAACCAAATGAGACATAATGTTGGAGTATATAATGCGCTCAAGGGTTTTACAGAGAACACAAGTCAATGAGATTGGTCGATAATTTGAGGGACTTGATCGAGATCCCTTCATTTACCGGAACTTCAGTACCGGTTACTTTACGCGCCAAATTCGTTGGTTGTGTTCTGAAACAAATTCCCACCACTAAACAAACAGAAAGTCGGAAAGCAACAGTGGCTATGTCTATGAATAGACGAGATACCATTTATTAGTTTTACGCGTGGAATCCCAGCCAGAATTTATCCCTGTCCGAGGTGGATTCGATCGAGTTATGGTTTGCAATAACAACGCCATTCTCTTAAACTTTTTAGCACAAATAGTTGCACTCGTGGTTCAAACCGTGGTGAAGAAAATCAACAATATAAGTTTGCATTTAGTTGAAAAATATCGCTCAGAGTAAGCCAATGGGAATTTCAGTAAACGTACATGTAGCGAGGGCGCAAAGTTCCAATATGGAGGACAGAAAGGAGACTTCAAGAAATCGAAAGAGGTCATTTGAAGGCTTAAACATTACCAAATCCCAACCAGCTCATTTTAACATTGAAGACGGGAAACTTGGTATGATTACGATggaatttttcccttttttggtttttcttacGTTAATTTTATACGTTTGTTGACCGACAGATCAACTTCAAAGTAATAACACTAAAATTTATTTACCAGCTTCCCTTCTCTTTGATTCGATAAAAAGGCTTAACAAATGATGACATCTGTTATTCTACCCTAAAATCGTATCatataacaagaaaaaattacATGTGTAACATTTTTGCGCCAAAGTCGAAAAATAGCGCGGCATACGCACAACGATATCTTCAGAAACTCTTCACGAAATACTTTGCGATCGTTAACAACATTTGCAGTAAAACGAATCATAGCGCCAGTGCAGTCGTGTGGATCAGTCATGTCGGTTGTGTTTAATTGTGGATTTGCAAGAGTTGCTGTAAAGGAGAGCTGGCATAAAGTTGGAAGCAGTTCGATTCAAACTGACCCTGGTGAGAGATGGAAGAACTACCTTGGAATCTTCGAAGAGGACAGCCGAGACATCTTTGCCGTCAAACGCTCGACTTATATCAAAAAGTCTAACGCAGTTTACAGCTCTTTCCGGAAGATGAATTGCAAAAGCCGATCACAGTACATAAACACATTTTCGGCTGCAAACTGGAAAGTTCTTCCAATGTCACAGAAAAAGCAGCATACATGGTCAAATTGTGGGGGTTGCCAAGTTCATTATTTCGCCATCCATACTCTCTTTCCTAATGGAGATACTGTTAAGCCTCAAAAAATTGTGCAAGATATAGTTCGTAAAAGTGGTTTGAAGGCACAAGGTAAACTTAAACCAAACGAAACAGCCATAAAATCTGCTGTCAAACACATTTATTCCAAACTGCTTAAGCACAAACGAAAGTAAGGGAACTTAACCTTCAGAAAAAAAACGTGAACGTCGAGAGAAATAGTAAAGCtcgccaagaaaaaaattaaattcaggaTCAGTATGTTCTTGAGGTTGGGCAACGCAGGGTGGTATTGCGTTACAAGGGGTAGTATTCTCTTCCGTGCATTTTTGTTTCTCTGTTCTAGTGCTTTCTTTCTGTCAGGGAAATTGACCTCTGAGAGGTGTTTTTCTACAGTTGTAGCTGGGTGATCTCTCAGTGTTCTTGAGGCGTGCTGAAAAATTCCTCATGTTCTCCTCAAAAGTAATTTCAGAGGAATTTGTTCTTAGAAGCCTTAACGCTtctcctttgataaaacctTCTGTGACGCCTGGTGGGTGGCACGAATAGAAATTCGTGTATTGGAAGGTCTCTGTGGGCTTGAAATGTGTTCGCACGTCAAGGATAGAATCCTTGTTGAATCTGACACCTTTGTATACTTTCGTGTCCAAGAATGTAgcttctgtttctgagattTCAGCCGTGAATTTGATTGTAGGATGGAAGTTGTTTGCCTTTAGAAGGAATtcttctattttgttttttctcgtgTCCCTACTGATATGACGTCATGGATAAGTATTTTTCAAACGATTGGCTTGATGGTGCTCTGTCtgagtgtttctttttttattttggccATGAAGATGTTAGCAAAGGCTACGGCCATTGTCGTGCCCATGGCTGTTTCATGGGTTTGAAGATAATCTTTCCCGTTAAATTGAAACGAGTTTTCTTGTAGGATTAGACTGAGCATTTCGCTTAAAAACCTGGTAGGGACTGGAGGGTTTCCTTGGTGAAATTCTTCGTATGCATGACATACAGTGGTAATACCCTCTCGTTGTGGTATGTTCGTATATAGGCTTGTGACGTCCATTGAAACAAGTATGGCACTGTTAGGCAATTTAATCCTGTCGATGAAGTTAATAAAGTCTGTTGTATCTTTGAGATACGAAGTTTGTtgttgtgctattggctgaataAGGTGGTCAACAAATGCTGAGATCCTTTCTGTAGGGCCTGAACACCCTGAGATAATAGGTCTACCAGCAagtgtcggtttgtgaatttttgtaAGTGTGTAAAAGACTGGTATTCGCGGAGGATCAGGCGTAAGGGagaaccatttagccgtcattttgtcaatgTGGCCTTCTGAGAGCAGTGATTTATTTAGTTGTTGAACTTTCTTGGCTGTAGTctcaaccattggtttgtctagagGTCGGTAGTTACTTAAATCATCAAGTAGAACTTGACCCTCGTTAAGTTTGTCTTGTTTGCTCATCAATACGTTTGTGCATCAATACTTTGTGCTGCCTTATCTGATTTCTTGAGAATAATGCTTTTGTTACGCAATAGTTCTTTGAGAGCTTCGCGCTCTCCCGTAGATATATTATCTTTTGGCTTTACCAATTCATTACTTGCGAGCTCGAATTTGACCTTCTCTAGGAAGATTTCCAGAGCTACTGATGGCTGGACTGGTGGTTTCCAGTCCGACTTAACGTGGAAAAGATGAGGTTCGCTTTCTTCTCCTTGAAAAATATATTGTAGTCGCATTCGTCTCGTAAATTGATTGAAATCTGCGAGAAGTTGGCGCctgataatatttttttttgtcacggGTGTAGGGATGAACTTTAGACCACGCGATAGTAGAGTAATTTGCTCATCTGTCAGTTGTTCATTCGACAGATTTTTGATATACTGTTTGCGTAACTCAATGGCATTACAAAAGCGTTTTTTGTCTTTGGTTTTTCTTCGCTCTTTTCTTTTCCGGTTTTTTTCCTGCTTTGTTATCTCTGCcgttttctttcccttttccCCTTACTTCTAAAGAGCCTGATAAGACACAAGGGTAAGATTCACTTTGTTTATTCACATGTACTTGTGATCTCATTTGTTCTAACAATACATCGACTTCGCTTTCAAATCTTTGGCTAGCTCGTTTACATTGTCGCCTTTGTTGACAGGTTT encodes:
- the LOC137996204 gene encoding uncharacterized protein codes for the protein MSKQDKLNEGQVLLDDLSNYRPLDKPMVETTAKKVQQLNKSLLSEGHIDKMTAKWFSLTPDPPRIPVFYTLTKIHKPTLAGRPIISGCSGPTERISAFVDHLIQPIAQQQTSYLKDTTDFINFIDRIKLPNSAILVSMDVTSLYTNIPQREGITTVCHAYEEFHQGNPPVPTRFLSEMLSLILQENSFQFNGKDYLQTHETAMGTTMAVAFANIFMAKIKKETLRQSTIKPIV